A single window of Leptolyngbya ohadii IS1 DNA harbors:
- a CDS encoding branched-chain amino acid ABC transporter permease: protein MDFTVFLQQFLNGISIGSVYAIFALGYTLVFSILGIINFAHGAVFTLGAYFTYALTGGKFGFNGLLANAALPIQLPFLVALIVGSVLAGFASVLIERLAFRPLRIRKADPLLTLVSSLGMAVLIVNLIQYLVGAEIYTFADNIYGNLPPSINFGSADRPVPIRTVQVVIFAVSAVLVAILTYLISFTRIGKALQAVAEDATTASLLGINTERFITLTFFLSGFLAGVAGTLVGSSVSIAGPYFGISFGLKGLGVIVLGGLGNIPGAVLGGLVIGLAEAFVPADYSGYKEAIAFALLFIVLLVRPQGLLGRSFVQKV from the coding sequence ATGGATTTCACGGTTTTTCTCCAGCAGTTTCTCAACGGAATCTCGATCGGCAGTGTCTATGCGATCTTTGCGCTGGGCTATACGCTGGTCTTTTCAATTCTCGGCATTATCAACTTTGCTCACGGGGCAGTATTCACGCTCGGAGCCTATTTCACCTATGCGCTAACGGGCGGCAAGTTTGGGTTTAACGGTCTGCTAGCAAACGCCGCATTGCCAATTCAGCTCCCGTTTCTGGTTGCCCTGATTGTGGGCAGTGTACTGGCAGGATTCGCTTCCGTCTTAATTGAGCGACTTGCCTTCCGTCCGCTGCGAATTCGCAAAGCCGATCCCCTGCTGACGCTGGTTTCCAGCCTGGGCATGGCAGTTCTGATTGTGAATCTGATTCAGTACCTCGTTGGCGCAGAAATCTATACCTTCGCAGACAATATTTACGGCAATCTCCCTCCCTCGATTAACTTTGGCAGTGCCGATCGCCCCGTCCCCATTAGAACGGTTCAGGTGGTGATCTTTGCCGTTTCTGCCGTCCTGGTTGCCATTCTCACCTACCTGATTAGCTTCACCCGCATTGGTAAAGCACTCCAAGCCGTCGCAGAGGATGCCACTACTGCCAGTCTGCTGGGCATTAACACCGAGCGATTCATCACCCTCACCTTTTTTCTGAGCGGCTTCTTGGCAGGTGTCGCAGGCACATTGGTTGGCTCCAGCGTCAGCATTGCCGGACCCTACTTCGGCATTTCCTTCGGCTTAAAAGGCTTGGGGGTCATCGTTTTGGGTGGCTTGGGCAACATTCCCGGTGCAGTGCTGGGCGGACTGGTCATCGGCTTAGCAGAAGCCTTCGTCCCCGCCGACTATTCTGGCTACAAAGAAGCGATCGCCTTTGCCCTCCTCTTCATCGTCCTCCTCGTCCGTCCCCAGGGATTACTGGGCAGAAGCTTCGTCCAAAAGGTTTAA
- a CDS encoding ABC transporter ATP-binding protein, with protein sequence MAKPLLQIQNLSVNYGAVQALQNLDLEVAEGEIVTLIGANGAGKSTTLRAISRLVDPVRGKIFYDGQDITRLAPSQVVTLGIAHSPEGRRVLTRQTVQTNLELGAFTRTERLAIKSDLEKQFLTFPRLGERRNQLAGTLSGGEQQMLAIARALMSRPRLLLLDEPSLGLAPQIVREIFSVIRQLRDAGVTVLLVEQNANLALQTADRVYVLEAGQMTLTSAAAELLSDERIRKAYLG encoded by the coding sequence ATGGCAAAACCGCTGCTGCAAATTCAGAATCTCTCCGTTAACTATGGCGCAGTTCAGGCATTACAAAACCTGGATCTGGAAGTGGCTGAAGGCGAAATCGTGACGCTGATCGGGGCAAACGGCGCGGGCAAAAGTACAACCCTGCGGGCAATCTCGCGGTTGGTTGATCCGGTGCGGGGAAAAATTTTCTATGACGGACAGGACATCACCCGTCTTGCGCCGAGTCAGGTTGTCACCTTAGGAATTGCCCACAGTCCGGAAGGGCGGCGCGTTCTCACCCGGCAAACGGTTCAGACAAATCTGGAATTAGGCGCATTCACGCGAACGGAGCGCCTCGCCATCAAATCCGACCTGGAAAAACAGTTCCTCACCTTCCCGCGCTTAGGCGAACGCCGCAACCAGCTTGCCGGAACCCTCAGCGGTGGCGAACAGCAAATGCTGGCAATTGCCCGTGCCCTCATGAGCCGTCCCCGTCTGCTGCTGCTGGACGAACCAAGTCTGGGACTCGCGCCGCAGATCGTGCGGGAAATCTTTTCTGTAATTCGTCAGCTCCGCGATGCCGGAGTCACGGTTCTGCTGGTGGAACAAAACGCCAATTTAGCACTGCAAACCGCCGATCGCGTCTATGTGCTGGAGGCAGGACAAATGACGCTCACCAGTGCTGCCGCAGAACTTTTAAGCGATGAGCGGATTCGTAAAGCTTACTTGGGTTAA
- a CDS encoding ABC transporter ATP-binding protein has product MNPEPSSLLEVQQVTRRFSGLVAVNNVSFSICSGEIFGLIGPNGAGKTTLFNVITGLIPPSSGELFYQGQSIARQRPYQIARRGIARTFQNLRLFGNLSVLENVAIARYLHTHANLMQSIVGTPKAVAEEQETQLKAFSLLELVGLADKAQQTARNLAYGDQRRLELARALAVEPQLLLLDEPAAGMNPNEKGALSHLIRDIRDRFNLTVLLIEHHVPLVMGLCDRIAVLDFGQLIALGDPETVRNDPAVITAYLGE; this is encoded by the coding sequence ATGAATCCTGAGCCATCCTCTCTTCTTGAAGTTCAGCAGGTGACGCGCCGATTTAGCGGCTTGGTTGCGGTCAACAATGTTTCATTTAGCATTTGTTCAGGCGAAATATTTGGGCTAATTGGTCCCAACGGAGCCGGAAAAACGACCTTATTTAATGTGATTACAGGATTGATTCCGCCTTCCAGCGGTGAGCTTTTTTATCAGGGACAATCGATCGCCCGTCAGCGTCCCTATCAAATTGCGCGTCGGGGCATTGCCCGCACGTTTCAAAATTTGCGGCTGTTTGGCAATCTGTCTGTGCTGGAAAATGTGGCGATCGCCCGCTATCTGCACACCCACGCCAACCTGATGCAGTCGATCGTCGGCACTCCAAAAGCCGTAGCAGAGGAACAGGAAACTCAGCTTAAAGCCTTCTCGCTGCTGGAACTGGTGGGACTGGCGGATAAGGCACAGCAAACCGCCCGAAATCTGGCATATGGCGATCAGCGGCGCTTGGAACTGGCTCGTGCCCTGGCAGTCGAACCCCAGCTTTTGCTATTAGACGAACCCGCTGCCGGAATGAATCCCAACGAGAAGGGTGCCCTGAGTCACTTGATTCGGGATATTCGCGATCGCTTTAACCTGACCGTCCTGCTGATTGAACACCACGTACCGCTGGTGATGGGACTGTGCGATCGGATTGCGGTGCTGGATTTCGGACAATTGATTGCGCTGGGCGATCCGGAAACGGTACGCAACGATCCGGCGGTGATTACGGCTTATCTGGGTGAATAG
- a CDS encoding branched-chain amino acid ABC transporter permease, translated as MSFLNTYGFLIVSMLFGAMLGLSVYLPLMAGQLSLASPGFYALGGYIAAILSTKVFQFSGSTFPLVYVLIEMGLAAIASAILAVILGIPVLRLRGIYLAIATIAFVEILRVLSLNLEITGGAVGIFGIPQPFSTQIGYLWIALPLLLFSMLFIYRLERIEIGRVMRSIREDELAAATMGINPTYYKVLSFTLGAVLAGVVGAVSAHFLNTWNARQGTFDASIVYLAFVLSGGSRTFVGPVVGGMVLTALPEVLRAIGGIAGLPAGLADFLQNGRLILYGLLIVLSSIFYPQGIITPELLKRIGDRLKGRKKAMKAGV; from the coding sequence ATGTCCTTCCTCAACACCTACGGCTTCCTCATCGTCTCTATGCTCTTCGGGGCAATGCTGGGACTCTCGGTTTATCTGCCGCTGATGGCGGGTCAACTGTCGCTGGCATCGCCTGGATTCTATGCGCTGGGGGGCTATATTGCGGCGATTCTTTCTACGAAAGTTTTTCAGTTTTCCGGCAGTACCTTTCCTCTTGTCTATGTGCTGATTGAAATGGGACTGGCGGCGATCGCTTCTGCCATTCTTGCAGTCATCCTGGGGATTCCGGTGCTGAGGTTGCGGGGCATTTATCTGGCAATTGCGACGATCGCATTTGTGGAAATTCTGCGGGTGCTGTCGCTCAACTTGGAGATTACAGGTGGAGCAGTGGGGATTTTTGGCATTCCTCAGCCTTTTTCCACTCAGATTGGCTATCTGTGGATTGCTTTGCCGCTTTTGTTATTCAGTATGTTGTTTATTTATCGATTAGAGCGCATTGAAATTGGACGGGTGATGCGATCGATTCGGGAAGATGAATTAGCAGCAGCAACAATGGGCATTAATCCCACCTACTATAAAGTTCTTTCGTTTACATTAGGAGCCGTTTTGGCAGGCGTGGTCGGGGCAGTAAGTGCCCATTTTCTCAATACCTGGAATGCGAGGCAGGGCACTTTCGATGCCAGCATTGTTTACCTTGCGTTTGTGTTAAGCGGCGGGTCAAGAACTTTTGTCGGTCCAGTAGTTGGGGGAATGGTGCTAACGGCTTTACCGGAAGTCCTGAGGGCGATCGGTGGAATTGCGGGGCTACCCGCTGGTTTAGCTGATTTTCTACAGAATGGTCGGCTGATTCTTTATGGATTGCTGATCGTGTTAAGCAGCATTTTCTATCCGCAGGGCATCATTACACCGGAGTTACTCAAGCGCATTGGCGATCGATTAAAGGGAAGGAAAAAGGCGATGAAGGCAGGGGTATGA
- a CDS encoding ABC transporter substrate-binding protein, with translation MFSRRIVTRLLLSLFTFSLIVACAQTNTSNNPAASTSTAGSSSGGAADAIPIGVAVAQTSNVALLGQEQVIGAKIAETYFNQQGGINGTPIKIVLQDTAGDEQGTINAFNTLITQDKVVGIVGPTLSQQAFAADPVADRAKVPVLGPSNTAKGIPQIGEYIARVSAPVAVVAPNALKQALTINPNIKNVAVLFAQNDAFSKSETETFQNAVKEANLNLTTVQKFQTTDTDFQTQATNAINTNPDLVIISGLAADGGNLVKQLRDLGYKGLIIGGNGLNTSNIFPVCKKDCDGILIAQAYSPELDNPINKAFREAYKAQNQKEPPQFSAQAFTGVQVFVDALKALDSKTKLNTLSLEQLRTDLNKEILAGKYETPIGSIAFDPEGEIQQSQFYVAQIKMDADGNNGRFEFLK, from the coding sequence ATGTTTTCAAGAAGAATTGTTACGAGGCTGCTGCTCTCGCTATTTACGTTTTCGCTGATTGTTGCCTGCGCCCAAACCAATACTTCTAATAATCCGGCAGCTTCAACCAGTACGGCAGGGAGTTCCAGTGGAGGAGCGGCAGACGCAATTCCGATCGGGGTGGCAGTCGCGCAAACTAGCAACGTTGCTCTGCTCGGACAGGAACAGGTAATTGGCGCAAAAATTGCTGAAACCTACTTCAATCAGCAGGGCGGCATTAACGGCACGCCGATCAAGATCGTGCTTCAGGACACCGCAGGCGATGAGCAGGGCACCATTAACGCCTTTAATACGCTGATTACGCAGGACAAAGTGGTTGGCATTGTGGGACCGACCCTCTCTCAGCAAGCATTTGCCGCCGATCCGGTTGCCGATCGCGCCAAGGTTCCCGTTCTGGGTCCGTCGAATACGGCGAAGGGAATTCCGCAAATTGGCGAATATATTGCGCGGGTATCGGCTCCGGTGGCAGTGGTTGCTCCGAATGCGCTCAAGCAAGCTTTAACGATTAATCCCAATATCAAAAACGTTGCCGTGCTGTTTGCCCAAAATGATGCCTTCAGCAAATCGGAAACGGAAACCTTTCAGAACGCCGTCAAGGAAGCCAATCTGAATCTAACTACGGTGCAGAAATTCCAGACGACGGACACCGATTTTCAAACCCAGGCAACCAACGCGATCAACACCAATCCCGACCTGGTAATTATTTCCGGCTTGGCAGCAGACGGCGGCAACCTGGTCAAACAGCTTCGCGATCTGGGCTACAAAGGTTTGATTATTGGCGGTAACGGTCTGAATACGTCGAATATTTTTCCGGTTTGCAAGAAGGACTGCGACGGCATTTTGATCGCCCAGGCATACAGTCCCGAACTCGACAATCCGATTAACAAAGCCTTCCGCGAAGCCTACAAAGCCCAGAATCAAAAAGAGCCGCCCCAGTTTAGCGCCCAGGCATTTACTGGCGTTCAGGTCTTCGTAGACGCACTCAAAGCACTGGACAGCAAAACCAAGCTGAATACGCTGTCGCTAGAACAGCTTAGAACAGACCTCAACAAGGAAATTCTGGCAGGCAAATATGAAACCCCGATCGGCTCGATCGCCTTTGATCCCGAAGGTGAAATTCAGCAAAGCCAGTTCTACGTGGCGCAAATCAAGATGGATGCGGACGGCAACAACGGACGATTTGAATTCTTGAAGTAA